Proteins encoded in a region of the Magallana gigas chromosome 8, xbMagGiga1.1, whole genome shotgun sequence genome:
- the LOC105337241 gene encoding GRB10-interacting GYF protein 2-like — translation MHSTIHINRKIERTMPRLGVFVVLIVCALACAVDSRRLMVQRGYYDEPLFRTSYREPSVYLRRSTFGLGRSSNSLRPQRIQSGRILDLGFPETRQRNSLPSLFNDRNNGQLARTSSREVLGNSPRILDLGFPETRQRNSLPSLFNDRNNGQLARTSSREVLGNSPRILDLGFPETRQRNSLPSLFNDRNNGQLARTSSREVLGNSPRILDLGFPETRQRNSLPSLFNDRNGQLARTSSREVLGNSPRTSQHHQSARLLQGLRRVQEPRRNMASVLDTLRQRQAIPSSREVLGSSVFGHSQRALQPNHRERQLTRMIQVQEPRKVIAKVSISRKAASGKSSKEVIGQAVPVFAEQPAQSADMGKIIDIIQEQRKQQNKLLEQRQKQLQKQQELVHKSLQKQQEELQKMLQQQQQQVKLTSKEVMGLW, via the exons ATGCATTCTACAATTCACATTAACAGGAAAATCGAACGAACA aTGCCACGTCTAGGAGTTTTCGTAGTTCTGATAGTGTGCGCCCTAGCATGCGCTGTAGACTCCAGACGGCTGATGGTGCAGAGAGGATATTATGATGAGCCATTATTTAGGACCTCATATCGAGAACCATCTGTCTATTTAAGAAGGTCTACTTTTGGATTGGGCAGATCATCCAACTCTTTAAGGCCACAGAGAATTCAATCAGGAAGGATCTTAGATTTGGGATTTCCTGAAACACGTCAGAGAAATTCACTTCCTTCTCTTTTCAATGACCGTAATAATGGTCAACTCGCCAGGACGAGCAGCAGAGAAGTGTTGGGAAATTCTCCAAGGATCTTAGATTTGGGATTTCCTGAAACACGTCAGAGAAATTCACTTCCTTCTCTTTTCAATGACCGTAATAATGGTCAACTCGCCAGGACGAGCAGCAGAGAAGTGTTGGGAAATTCTCCAAGGATCTTAGATTTGGGATTTCCTGAAACACGTCAGAGAAATTCACTTCCTTCTCTTTTCAATGACCGTAATAATGGTCAACTCGCCAGGACGAGCAGCAGAGAAGTGTTGGGAAATTCTCCAAGGATCTTAGATTTGGGATTTCCTGAAACACGTCAGAGAAATTCACTTCCTTCTCTTTTCAATGACCGTAATGGTCAACTCGCCAGGACGAGCAGCAGAGAAGTGTTGGGAAATTCTCCAAGAACATCCCAACACCACCAGAGTGCTCGACTCCTGCAAGGTTTGCGTCGGGTTCAAGAACCAAGACGAAATATGGCCTCCGTTTTGGACACACTAAGACAACGTCAGGCAATACCATCAAGCAGAGAAGTTCTTGGGAGTTCTGTTTTTGGACATTCTCAAAGGGCACTTCAACCGAATCACAGAGAAAGACAATTGACACGAATGATTCAAGTACAGGAACCAAGGAAAGTCATTGCTAAGGTATCGATATCGAGAAAAGCTGCAAGTGGCAAAAGTAGTAAGGAAGTAATTGGACAAGCGGTACCCGTATTTGCAGAACAACCAGCTCAGTCTGCTgatatgggaaaaattattgaCATTATCCAAGAGCAACGAAAACAGCAAAATAAATTACTTGAACAAAGGCAAAAGCAACTTCAAAAACAACAAGAGCTTGTACACAAAAGTCTACAAAAGCAACAAGAAGAACTCCAAAAAATGCttcaacaacagcaacaacagGTGAAATTGACCAGTAAGGAAGTTATGGGACTTTGGTAA
- the LOC105337243 gene encoding aquaporin-like isoform X1: MADDKKEAILKENKSFLQRELDDLRSLDLLRASLAEFLGVMFLVMYGVGAGLYHETLGTKPSSVHIAIETGFFIAVIITTLSTVSGGHVNPAISIGFLVTGGITCSRFLFYVCFQVLGAIAGMAILSIVSPVEMQHGSFGVILPGPNVTDVQAFACEVYITFLLDFATFSFLDSGRSDMAGSVPFIIGILVVINVFSTWNLSGGCMNPARNFGPMVINAAYDKVWVYWAGPMIGGALGAFIYDRVFSTRVCRNLLHGCNSKESKDSINAKMPKEMYVNEAFTVENSKL, translated from the exons ATGGCTGACGATAAAAAAGAGGctattttaaaggaaaataaaagTTTCTTACAAAGGGAACTGGACGATCTGAGGTCATTAGATCTTTTGCGTGCATCCCTTGCAGAGTTTCTTGGAGTCATGTTTCTTGTTATGTATGGAGTAGGCGCCGGGCTGTATCATGAAACTCTTGGAACGAAACCTAGCAGCGTACACATTGCTATAGAAACAGGATTCTTTATAGCCGTCATAATAACAACACTGAGTACCGTGAGTGGAGGTCACGTGAATCCCGCCATTAGCATCGGTTTCCTAGTAACAGGGGGCATAACCTGCTCCAGATTTTTGTTCTATGTGTGTTTTCAAGTGCTTGGTGCCATTGCTGGCATGGCTATTTTAAGCATTGTGTCTCCTGTTGAAATGCAGCATGGGAGTTTTGGCGTGATTTTGCCCGGACCAAACGTCACTGACGTCCAAGCGTTCGCTTGTGAGGTTTACATCACGTTTTTACTGGACTTTGCCACTTTCTCGTTCCTTGATTCGGGGAGATCAGACATGGCGGGCTCTGTTCCGTTTATCATCGGAATTCTCGTTGTTATTAATGTGTTCTCAACA tgGAATCTATCTGGTGGTTGCATGAATCCTGCCCGAAATTTTGGTCCAATGGTCATTAACGCCGCCTATGACAAAGTTTGG GTTTACTGGGCTGGGCCAATGATAGGCGGAGCACTGGGGGCCTTTATCTATGACCGGGTGTTTTCAACCCGAGTATGTAGAAATTTACTGCATGGCTGTAATAGCAAGGAAAGTAAGGACTCCATAAATGCCAAAATGCCAAAAGAAATGTATGTTAACGAAGCGTTTACTGTGGAGAATTCAAAGCTATAA
- the LOC105337243 gene encoding aquaporin-like isoform X2 gives MSKEKTEAILQENKSFLQRELDDLRSLDLLRASLAEFLGVMFLVMYGVGAGLYHETLGTKPSSAHIAIETGFFIAVIITTLSTVSGGHVNPAISIGFLVTGAITFSRFLFYSCFQVLGAIAGMAFISMVSPVEMQHGSFGVILPGPNVTDVQAFACEAYITFLLDFATFSFLDYGRSDMAGSVPFIIGILVVANVFSTWNLSGGCMNPARNFGPMVINGTYDKVWVYWAGPMIGGALGALIYDRVFSTRACRNTLYGCKSKDPQKTEMTKEVYVNETFTVDHSNL, from the exons ATGTCTAAAGAAAAGACGGAAGCGATTCTACAGGAAAATAAAAGTTTCTTACAAAGAGAACTGGACGATTTGAGGTCATTAGATCTTTTGCGAGCATCGCTTGCGGAGTTTCTCGGAGTCATGTTTCTTGTTATGTATGGAGTAGGAGCCGGGTTGTATCATGAAACTCTTGGAACGAAACCTAGCAGCGCACATATTGCCATAGAAACAGGATTCTTTATAGCCGTCATAATAACAACACTGAGTACCGTGAGTGGAGGTCACGTGAATCCCGCCATTAGCATCGGTTTCCTAGTAACAGGGGCCATAACCTTTTCCAGATTTTTGTTCTACTCGTGTTTTCAAGTCCTTGGTGCTATTGCTGGTATGGCTTTCATAAGCATGGTTTCACCTGTTGAAATGCAGCATGGAAGTTTTGGCGTGATTTTGCCCGGACCAAACGTCACTGACGTCCAAGCGTTCGCTTGTGAGGCCTACATCACGTTTTTACTGGACTTTGCCACTTTCTCGTTCCTTGATTACGGGAGATCGGATATggctggttccgttccgtttaTCATTGGAATTCTGGTTGTTGCCAATGTGTTCTCAACA TGGAATTTATCGGGTGGTTGTATGAATCCTGCTAGAAATTTCGGTCCCATGGTCATTAACGGCACTTATGACAAGGTTTGG GTTTACTGGGCTGGGCCAATGATAGGTGGAGCGCTGGGGGCTCTCATATATGACCGTGTGTTTTCAACTCGAGCATGTAGAAATACTCTGTATGGCTGTAAAAGCAAAGACCCACAAAAGACGGAAATGACCAAAGAAGTGTACGTTAACGAAACGTTTACGGTTGATCACTCAAACTTATGA
- the LOC105337244 gene encoding nondiscriminating glutamyl-tRNA synthetase EARS2, mitochondrial, whose amino-acid sequence MALSMKMFSLCFRRQIRRQFNTASSFKYDKDVRVRFAPSPTGFMHLGSLRTAFYNYLFAKSKSGRFVVRIEDTDQTRIVDGAIEKILETLHWAKIHPDEGPLIGGNFGPYIQSQRTDLYNKYVNELLKKGAAYKCFCTKLRLNLIRKDAMKHGEIPKYDNKCRHLSETEIQEKIAAKTPYVIRFKLNTEDHEPFTDLVFGHYDVNIADYEGDPVIMKSDGYPTYHFANVVDDHLMEITHVLRGQEWQVSTPKHLLMYKAFGWSPPQYGHLPLIMNSDGTKLSKRQGDIQISFYQDKGYAPDAVLKYLTLIGGGYTQTVDNSIEYDSLEDLVTKFSVQNMSSHSGHIDIEKLEQVNKVYLQRVLNDDPDLITEQAMKVLRKHLQSKYQDRNSGDLLDKQHVTDILCWAMKDSRICKITDLTEPEWEFLWKTPSNSQIQELCEKSSVDICKILQDCYNVVCQLQEFQEQSLKKALSVLAKEKGINMKLFMHILRVSLSGLQAGPPVVEMMSILGKEASLRRLKHAEHLINDVQCVDIKS is encoded by the exons atgGCGCTGTCCATGAAAATGTTTTCACTCTGTTTTCGAAGACAAATAAGACGACAGTTTAACACGGCATCATCTTTCAAGTATGATAAGGATGTAAGGGTTAGATTTGCACCAAGTCCTACAGGATTCATGCATTTAGGTTCCCTTAGAACGGCGTTCTACaattatttatttgcaaaatccAAAAGCGGTCGATTTGTTGTTCGGATTGAAGACACTGATCAG ACAAGAATTGTTGATGGAGCCATAGAAAAAATCCTAGAGACACTCCACTGGGCTAAGATTCATCCAGATGAAG GGCCTCTAATTGGTGGAAATTTTGGCCCCTACATCCAGTCACAAAGAACAGACCTTTACAATAAATATGTCAATGAGCTTCTTAAG AAAGGAGCAGCATACAAGTGTTTCTGCACCAAGCTACGTCTGAACTTGATCAGAAAAGATGCCATGAAGCATGGGGAGATCCcaaaatatgacaataaatgCCGACACTTGTCTGAAACTGAGATTCAAGAAAAAATAGCAGCAAAAACACCGTATGTCATCAGGTTTAAG TTAAATACAGAAGACCATGAGCCCTTCACTGACCTTGTCTTTGGCcattatgatgtaaacattgcTGATTATGAGGGGGACCCA GTTATTATGAAGAGTGATGGATATCCAACCTACCATTTTGCAAATGTCGTTGACGACCATTTGATGGAAATTACACATGTTTTAAGGGGTCAG GAGTGGCAGGTATCCACTCCCAAGCACCTGCTGATGTACAAAGCCTTTGGCTGGTCTCCTCCTCAGTATGGACACCTACCCCTCATCATGAACAG TGATGGAACCAAACTCTCAAAGAGACAAGGAGATATCCAAATATCATTCTATCAG GATAAAGGATATGCACCGGATGCAGTACTGAAATATTTGACTCTTATTGGGGGAGGGTACACTCAAACTGTGGACAACTCCATTGAATATGACAGTCTGGAGGATCTTGTTACGAAg ttTTCTGTGCAGAACATGTCCTCTCATTCGGGTCACATAGATATAGAAAAACTTGAGCAGGTGAACAAGGTTTACCTCCAGAGGGTGCTGAACGATGACCCTGACCTCATAACAGAACAGGCGATGAAAGTTCTGAGAAAACATTTACAATCTAA ATACCAAGACAGAAATTCTGGTGATCTGTTGGACAAACAACATGTTACAGATATTTTATGTTGGGCaatg AAAGACAGCAGAATCTGCAAAATCACAGATTTAACTGAACCAGAATGGGAGTTTTTATGGAAAACTCCTTCAAATTCACAGATACAGGAACTTTGTGAAAAATCCAGTgttgatatttgtaaaattttgcaaGACTGTTACAACGTTGTTTGTCAATTACAAGAGTTCCAAGAACAATCGCTAAAGAAAGCTCTTTCTGTGTTGGCCAAAGAAAAAGGAATCAACATGAAGTTATTCATGCATATTTTGAGGGTATCTCTCTCAGGATTACAG